Proteins encoded by one window of Bdellovibrio bacteriovorus:
- a CDS encoding aspartate carbamoyltransferase catalytic subunit, giving the protein MSSRNNKSILDLRSLEKTKIDFLFSVADKIAASDKALTFEGFGKTGALLFFEASTRTRMSFETACARWGIYPLRLDGKSGTSLEKGETYEDTVLNVDAMKPSFLVIRCGDDLDLEDLSKKVQAPILNAGWGKKGHPTQALLDAYTIRKHLGSCEKQMVLIVGDVRHSRVASSHFELAEKLGYDVALCGPSEFLPENPKCKVFSSLKEGLSWATVAMALRVQLERHSTKHSLSDYRDQYGFTQKNLQSLSAKALIMHPGPINQGTELDSEVLQDPRCQVLDQVSNGVLIRQALVYATVTEGK; this is encoded by the coding sequence ATGTCATCTAGAAACAATAAATCCATTCTTGATCTTCGTTCCCTTGAAAAAACAAAAATCGACTTTCTATTCTCTGTGGCGGACAAGATTGCTGCCTCTGACAAGGCGTTGACCTTTGAGGGCTTCGGAAAAACCGGAGCCCTTTTGTTTTTTGAGGCCAGCACTCGCACAAGAATGAGTTTTGAAACGGCCTGCGCTCGTTGGGGGATTTATCCGCTTCGTCTTGATGGAAAATCAGGTACAAGTTTGGAAAAAGGTGAGACTTACGAAGACACAGTTCTCAATGTCGACGCGATGAAGCCGTCCTTCTTGGTGATTCGCTGTGGGGACGACTTAGATTTAGAAGATCTGTCCAAAAAAGTTCAAGCCCCCATTCTGAATGCGGGCTGGGGAAAAAAGGGCCATCCGACCCAAGCTCTGCTAGACGCCTATACAATTCGTAAGCATTTAGGAAGTTGTGAAAAGCAAATGGTGTTAATTGTCGGGGACGTTCGTCACAGTCGTGTGGCTTCCTCGCATTTTGAGCTGGCTGAAAAACTGGGTTATGATGTCGCTCTATGTGGTCCTTCTGAATTTTTGCCAGAGAATCCAAAATGCAAGGTATTCTCTTCGCTAAAAGAAGGACTGTCTTGGGCAACAGTGGCCATGGCGTTGCGTGTGCAGTTAGAACGTCATTCGACAAAACATTCTTTGTCTGATTATCGTGATCAATATGGATTCACTCAGAAGAATTTGCAGTCTTTGTCTGCGAAAGCTTTGATCATGCATCCAGGGCCAATCAATCAGGGAACGGAACTTGATAGCGAAGTTTTGCAAGATCCACGCTGCCAAGTCTTGGATCAGGTTTCTAATGGAGTTTTAATTCGCCAGGCCCTCGTGTATGCGACGGTCACGGAGGGGAAATAA
- the lepB gene encoding signal peptidase I, with product MTNNKNGWNWRTKYFWTEGWGSLFLAVFIALFIRWGFIEAYVIPSGSMLPSLLIHDHIFVNKLTYGLRVPFSENWLVKFNEPVRGEVIVFKYPKDMSTFFIKRIVGEPGDKIYYENGTLYINDKPVDKKVPANMDDFNWLRDADFQRDGNINDSKENYVEFTEDLPGGKNHAILLRKGDIYETFGPVTVPPDHLFVMGDNRMNSSDGRVWGFLPKQNILGRAMFVWLSCEETIPALPFLCNPLTIRWGRFFHPVN from the coding sequence ATGACAAACAACAAGAATGGCTGGAACTGGCGCACAAAGTATTTTTGGACCGAAGGTTGGGGATCGCTTTTCCTGGCGGTGTTCATTGCTCTTTTCATCCGCTGGGGATTTATCGAAGCTTATGTGATCCCTTCGGGTTCTATGCTTCCTTCCTTGTTGATTCATGACCATATCTTCGTAAACAAGCTGACTTACGGTTTGCGCGTTCCTTTTAGCGAAAATTGGCTGGTTAAATTCAACGAGCCAGTTCGTGGTGAAGTGATTGTCTTTAAATATCCTAAGGACATGAGCACATTCTTCATCAAGCGCATCGTAGGTGAACCCGGCGACAAGATTTATTATGAAAACGGCACTCTTTATATCAATGATAAACCTGTTGATAAAAAAGTTCCGGCGAACATGGATGACTTCAACTGGTTGCGCGATGCCGACTTCCAACGTGATGGAAATATCAACGATAGCAAAGAAAACTACGTCGAGTTCACTGAAGATCTTCCGGGTGGGAAAAACCATGCGATTCTTCTTCGCAAAGGTGATATCTACGAAACCTTCGGACCGGTGACAGTTCCGCCAGATCACTTGTTTGTGATGGGTGACAACCGTATGAACTCTTCCGATGGTCGTGTGTGGGGATTCTTGCCGAAACAAAACATTTTAGGTCGTGCGATGTTCGTATGGCTTTCTTGTGAAGAGACGATTCCGGCATTGCCTTTCTTGTGCAATCCATTGACGATCCGTTGGGGACGTTTCTTCCATCCTGTTAACTAA
- the lepA gene encoding translation elongation factor 4: MDPKFIRNFSIIAHIDHGKSTLADGLLTATGALSDREKKDQFLDNMELERERGITIKAQTVCLDFKSKDGNTYQINLIDTPGHVDFSYEVSRSLAACEGAILVVDAAQGVEAQTLANVYLALENNLEIIPVLNKIDLPSADPEGVAKQIEDTVGLDCTGIIHASAKEKIGITDILEAIVEKVPPPKADRSLTPRALIFDSWFDAYQGVVVLVRVMDGAIKKGDKIKFMATDRDYEVLRMGKYKPFPAMQDTLEAGEVGFIICGIKDIRDVQVGDTVTSAKHPATEPLAGFQRIKPMVFAGIFPVVASEYENLKDALDKLCLNDSSLTFEIEKSAALGFGYRCGFLGLLHMEIVQERLEREFNLDLITTAPTVVYRITKTDGTELMLENPSGMPAETQIVKFEEPYVKVTLHTPTDYIGGILKLCEDKRGIQLKMEYVTDKKVIIEYKLPMNEMVMDFYDRLKSISKGYASLEYEFIGFEESDLVKLDILINGEAIDALSLIVHRSKAQNRGRLLAEKMKELIPRQQYQVAIQAAIGAKIIARETLGAIRKDVTAKCYGGDISRKRKLLEKQKEGKKRMKAIGHVEVPQEAFLAILKVED, from the coding sequence ATGGATCCTAAGTTTATACGAAATTTCTCAATCATTGCTCATATCGACCACGGTAAATCTACTTTGGCGGATGGACTTCTTACTGCCACAGGGGCCCTTTCTGATCGAGAAAAAAAGGATCAGTTTCTAGACAACATGGAGCTAGAGCGTGAACGTGGTATCACGATCAAAGCACAAACGGTCTGCCTTGATTTCAAATCTAAAGATGGCAACACCTATCAGATCAACTTGATCGATACACCGGGACACGTGGACTTCTCTTACGAAGTGTCGCGTTCTTTGGCTGCGTGTGAAGGGGCCATTCTTGTTGTCGATGCGGCTCAAGGCGTGGAAGCACAAACTTTAGCCAACGTTTACTTAGCTCTAGAAAATAATCTAGAGATCATTCCTGTTCTTAATAAAATCGATCTTCCTTCTGCAGATCCAGAGGGTGTGGCAAAACAAATCGAAGACACTGTGGGCTTGGACTGCACGGGTATTATCCACGCTTCCGCGAAAGAAAAAATCGGTATCACCGATATTCTTGAAGCCATCGTTGAAAAAGTTCCGCCCCCTAAGGCGGATCGCTCGCTCACGCCGCGCGCTTTGATTTTTGACTCTTGGTTTGATGCTTATCAAGGCGTTGTCGTTCTGGTTCGTGTTATGGATGGAGCGATTAAAAAAGGCGACAAGATCAAGTTCATGGCTACAGACCGTGATTACGAAGTTTTGCGTATGGGTAAATACAAACCATTCCCCGCAATGCAAGATACATTAGAAGCGGGTGAAGTGGGCTTCATCATCTGCGGTATCAAAGATATCCGTGACGTTCAAGTGGGTGACACTGTGACGTCGGCAAAGCATCCAGCGACAGAACCTTTAGCGGGTTTCCAAAGAATCAAGCCGATGGTTTTTGCCGGTATCTTCCCGGTGGTTGCGTCGGAATATGAAAACCTGAAAGATGCCTTAGATAAACTTTGTTTGAATGACTCCTCATTGACGTTTGAAATCGAAAAGTCTGCGGCGTTGGGCTTTGGCTATCGCTGTGGTTTCTTGGGTCTTCTTCATATGGAGATCGTACAAGAGCGTTTGGAACGTGAATTCAATCTTGATCTCATCACGACGGCGCCAACGGTTGTTTATCGAATTACCAAAACAGACGGCACAGAGCTGATGTTGGAAAATCCTTCGGGAATGCCAGCGGAAACTCAAATCGTAAAATTTGAAGAGCCTTATGTGAAAGTGACCTTGCATACCCCGACCGACTACATCGGCGGTATCCTGAAACTTTGCGAAGATAAACGTGGTATCCAATTGAAAATGGAATACGTCACCGATAAAAAAGTCATCATCGAGTACAAGCTGCCGATGAATGAAATGGTGATGGATTTCTATGACCGCTTGAAGTCGATCTCTAAAGGCTATGCGTCTTTAGAATATGAATTCATCGGCTTTGAAGAATCCGACCTAGTGAAATTGGATATCCTGATTAACGGTGAAGCTATCGATGCCTTGTCTTTGATTGTTCACCGTTCTAAAGCTCAGAATCGTGGCCGTTTGTTAGCTGAGAAGATGAAAGAATTGATCCCTCGCCAACAATATCAAGTTGCGATTCAGGCTGCTATCGGTGCGAAGATTATTGCTCGTGAAACCTTGGGTGCGATCAGAAAAGACGTGACCGCGAAGTGTTATGGTGGTGATATTTCTCGTAAGCGTAAACTGTTGGAGAAGCAGAAAGAGGGTAAAAAGCGCATGAAGGCCATCGGCCATGTGGAAGTCCCTCAAGAAGCCTTCCTAGCAATCCTCAAAGTCGAAGACTAA
- the carA gene encoding glutamine-hydrolyzing carbamoyl-phosphate synthase small subunit — protein sequence MKGYLVLESGEVYAGLWQGGENRAGEVVFNTSHSGYEEIATDPSYFTQIVVMTAPMQGNYGVEDEVWESNRLWIEGFICLEIQDTERDQAWKKRLTENKIPLLTEIDTRNLVLRLRQGGTPWGALVQASSETDARQKADALIAEKKKMDKDWVYLASRKTAETRRGDNMVGPRVAVLDFGSKENILRELQQRCSEIRIFNSRSTVQEIMDYNPDGIMLTNGPGDPADVKMAAGTIRELIGVKPIFGICMGHQVLGLALGAKTYKLKFGHRGSNHPIRDTLLNQIYMSSQNHGYAVEASSLPADAKVTHTNLNDGTVAGFYSEKNKYLGIQYHPESCPGPHEASGLFSFFIERMI from the coding sequence ATGAAGGGCTATCTCGTACTTGAAAGTGGTGAAGTTTACGCAGGTCTTTGGCAAGGTGGTGAAAATCGTGCCGGAGAAGTCGTCTTCAATACATCTCATTCCGGTTACGAAGAAATCGCTACGGATCCATCCTACTTCACACAAATCGTGGTGATGACAGCTCCTATGCAAGGAAACTACGGGGTCGAAGATGAAGTGTGGGAATCCAATCGACTTTGGATCGAAGGTTTTATTTGCCTAGAGATTCAAGATACCGAGCGCGATCAAGCTTGGAAAAAACGTCTGACTGAAAACAAAATCCCTCTTTTAACAGAAATCGATACTCGTAACTTGGTTCTTCGCTTGCGCCAAGGAGGTACGCCTTGGGGAGCTTTAGTTCAGGCGTCTTCCGAAACAGACGCTCGTCAAAAAGCGGATGCTTTAATTGCCGAGAAAAAGAAGATGGATAAAGATTGGGTTTATCTGGCTTCTCGTAAAACAGCTGAAACTCGTCGCGGCGACAATATGGTCGGTCCTCGAGTTGCCGTTCTTGATTTTGGCAGTAAAGAAAACATCCTCCGTGAATTGCAACAACGTTGCTCGGAAATCCGCATTTTTAACAGCCGCTCCACGGTTCAAGAGATCATGGATTACAATCCAGACGGAATCATGCTCACGAACGGTCCCGGTGATCCGGCAGATGTGAAAATGGCGGCGGGAACAATCCGTGAACTGATCGGCGTCAAACCGATCTTTGGAATCTGCATGGGCCACCAGGTCTTGGGCCTCGCTTTAGGGGCTAAAACGTATAAATTGAAGTTTGGCCATCGCGGAAGCAACCATCCTATTCGCGACACTCTGCTTAATCAGATTTACATGAGCAGTCAGAACCATGGATATGCTGTTGAAGCCAGCAGTCTGCCTGCGGACGCGAAAGTCACCCACACCAACTTAAATGATGGCACTGTGGCAGGTTTTTATAGTGAAAAGAACAAGTATTTGGGAATACAATATCACCCTGAAAGTTGCCCAGGACCGCATGAAGCTTCCGGGCTGTTTAGTTTCTTTATTGAGCGGATGATATGA
- the lepB gene encoding signal peptidase I, with protein MNQTGETRNLKGTWNQAILTFLFPILLVMGLRWALIEPFVIPSGSMIPNLLVHDHILVKKLAYGLHIPFSNKWLLQWDQPQRGDIVVFKYPENPDVYYIKRLIGLPGDNVEVQSGRITLNGEKLPLSSFEDSQGENGFHYFQETLDGHKHIVRFLYEENTGDVQVFKVPENQYFFMGDNRDQSSDSRFWGFVKNDYIVGKAWMIWLSCNSTLPTMTFVCDPAQIRFNRLFQKLQ; from the coding sequence ATGAATCAAACCGGCGAAACTCGCAATTTAAAAGGAACGTGGAATCAGGCGATTCTAACGTTCCTTTTTCCTATTTTGCTGGTGATGGGACTTCGTTGGGCCTTGATTGAGCCCTTCGTGATTCCGTCAGGAAGCATGATTCCCAATCTTCTAGTGCATGACCATATCTTGGTAAAAAAACTTGCCTATGGTTTGCACATTCCATTTAGCAACAAATGGCTTTTGCAATGGGATCAACCTCAGCGTGGTGACATCGTTGTTTTCAAGTATCCCGAAAATCCTGATGTCTATTATATCAAGAGACTTATCGGTCTTCCTGGTGACAACGTAGAAGTGCAAAGCGGCCGAATCACTTTAAATGGTGAAAAGCTGCCCTTAAGCTCATTCGAAGATTCTCAAGGCGAAAACGGTTTTCACTATTTTCAAGAAACTCTCGACGGTCACAAACATATTGTTCGTTTTCTTTACGAAGAAAATACGGGTGATGTGCAGGTTTTTAAAGTGCCCGAAAACCAGTACTTCTTTATGGGAGACAACCGCGATCAATCCAGTGACTCGCGTTTTTGGGGATTTGTTAAAAATGACTACATCGTTGGAAAAGCTTGGATGATCTGGCTTTCTTGCAATAGCACTTTGCCTACAATGACATTTGTCTGCGATCCCGCGCAAATCCGTTTCAATCGCCTTTTCCAAAAACTCCAATAA
- the lepB gene encoding signal peptidase I, whose product MNRWREYLTTLILAVICALVVRNFLVTAYKVPTGSMQPTLKPGDFIFSSRISYGFPIPFSQQRWGATLPERGDLVVFNYPNQPGVTYVKRVVGLPGDRVQIVKGRLVLNDEALKYEKAQEVSGDNPNPELFDIYEEITPEKTWKVIFQKQPEEKDFGPLVVPPGEVFLLGDNRDASDDSRYWGTVPMPQVIGRVVFIWLSLDWQSKWGGDRYPSVRWQRVFSTVY is encoded by the coding sequence ATGAATCGTTGGCGTGAGTATCTGACCACATTAATTTTAGCTGTCATCTGTGCCCTTGTTGTGCGCAATTTTTTGGTCACGGCTTATAAAGTACCAACAGGTTCCATGCAGCCCACTTTGAAACCGGGCGATTTCATTTTCTCATCACGCATTTCATATGGATTTCCCATTCCTTTTTCGCAGCAAAGATGGGGAGCCACTTTGCCGGAGCGGGGGGACTTAGTGGTGTTCAATTACCCAAATCAACCCGGTGTCACGTATGTAAAGCGTGTTGTAGGTTTGCCTGGTGATCGCGTGCAAATCGTCAAGGGTCGTTTGGTTTTGAATGATGAAGCATTGAAATATGAAAAAGCTCAGGAAGTTTCTGGCGACAATCCGAATCCAGAGCTTTTTGATATCTATGAAGAAATCACGCCTGAAAAAACCTGGAAGGTGATCTTTCAGAAGCAACCGGAAGAAAAAGACTTTGGCCCTCTGGTCGTTCCACCCGGAGAAGTCTTTTTATTAGGCGATAATCGAGACGCAAGTGACGACTCGCGCTATTGGGGTACGGTCCCGATGCCTCAAGTGATTGGCCGAGTTGTGTTTATTTGGCTCTCGCTGGATTGGCAAAGCAAATGGGGTGGAGATCGTTATCCTTCAGTGCGTTGGCAAAGAGTTTTTTCTACGGTGTATTGA